The following proteins come from a genomic window of Brevibacillus antibioticus:
- a CDS encoding YlzJ-like family protein produces MILYSIIPMETVFENMEQVEKQELKEIAVGHATMLIEQTGPFEGKIVRLISPDPQDYLKEQYAPGQKIQFQPEWLA; encoded by the coding sequence ATGATCTTATACTCCATCATTCCGATGGAAACGGTTTTTGAGAACATGGAGCAAGTCGAGAAACAAGAGCTGAAAGAGATAGCGGTGGGTCATGCCACGATGCTCATTGAGCAAACCGGACCGTTTGAAGGAAAAATCGTTAGGCTGATTAGTCCAGATCCACAAGATTACCTGAAGGAGCAGTACGCGCCCGGACAAAAAATTCAGTTTCAACCTGAATGGCTCGCCTAA